One part of the Eulemur rufifrons isolate Redbay chromosome 16, OSU_ERuf_1, whole genome shotgun sequence genome encodes these proteins:
- the LOC138396357 gene encoding NKG2-A/NKG2-B type II integral membrane protein-like, translating into MKNQTVTYSGLNLAKDPKRQQRKSKGEKSSISITEQEITQVELNLQNALLDLQGKEKTCYHKFSLLPPEKLTAEILAVICIVLVGSVLKMVLIALIPFTLTQKLNNSLQTIRIQKAYDCGRCAEEWFTYSTNCYYISKEWKTWDESVTACASNNSNLLYIDNEEEMKFLGSLSKQAWIGVLRHSSHHPWVSINGSTFKPKIDETIHGKHHCAALDSLSLQSSGCGSNKTYICKHEL; encoded by the exons ATGAAGAATCAAACAGTAACCTACTCAGGACTGAATCTGGCCAAGGACCCAAAGAGGCAGCAAAGAAAATCTAAGGGCGAGAAAAGCTCCATTTCTATAACTGAACAGGAAATAACCCAAGTGGAATTAAACCTTCAAAATGCTCTTCTGGATCTTCAGGGGAAGGAGAAAACCTGCTACCACAAAT TTTCACTGTTGCCTCCAGAGAAGCTCACTGCTGAGATCCTGGCCGTCATTTGCATTGTCCTAGTGGGCTCTGTGTTAAAAATGGTATTAATAGCTCTTATTCCCT TTACATTAACACAGAAGCTGAACAATTCTCTACAGACTATAAGAATTCAGAAag CATATGATTGTGGCCGTTGTGCAGAGGAGTGGTTCACATATTCCACCAATTGTTATTACATTAGTAAGGAATGGAAAACTTGGGATGAGAGTGTGACGGCCTGTGCTTCTAACAACTCCAATCTGCTTTACATAGACAATGAAGAAGAAATG aaaTTTCTGGGCTCCCTTTCAAAGCAAGCATGGATTGGAGTCCTTCGTCACAGCAGCCATCACCCATGGGTGTCAATAAATGGTTCCACTTTCAAACCTAA AATAGATGAAACCATACATGGTAAACATCACTGTGCTGCACTAGACTCACTCAGTCTTCAATCAAGTGGATGTGGAtctaataaaacatatatttgtaaGCACGAGCTTTAG